The DNA region ACTTTCTTactttccaaaacaaaaaaaggaccatttaacagtaaaaaaatttgcctTTAAATAATGTCAATTAGGATTTAATGTTGAAAGTCATTGGCTGAGGTTTATGGTAACCATTCATTAGAACACAACTCAAGTAACGCTTGACAGTAATACAGAAAAAAATAATACCTCAACAGCAGTCCGGCCCCTTAAAACCCGATCCTTGTCTATTCCCCATGAGAGACATTCAGGATTGCGCCTTCCCTCTTTATCAGTGAAAAAAATGTCAGGATTGCTTCGACCAATTTCTGCCACCCAATGGGGCAGTGGAATACAAACATCATCACCAACATTGCCCCCACATTCATGAAATGACAACACAACCTGAACcaatgtcaaacagaaatttgaGATTTAGATGCGGAATGAATCTTcagaataattaattaaagcaacCATGTACAGTGACCAATCATAACTGCATGTCAGGCATTAATTTTTAACTGTTTTGCCTGGGCCGGCCAGATACACTTTGAAACCTGAGGCGACAATTTTAAGTAAAAGTTTTTTCTTATacttaaatatcaattaaataatatttatttaactttctagttatatataaatttcaaaaatcttatacttaaatatcaattaaatattatttatttaactttctagttatatataaatttttaaatttaaaatctgTTCTTCTCTCACTTCTTGTGCCATAGTCGATCTTTAGtaggattttatcaattttaatctGGAAAAACTTCTTACTGCAGAAGCAGCAGTCAATAGTAGTATTTTCTTCTCCATGTAAAAAATTTAGttctaaaaataaatccaaactatcgatttcaaaatatatatcatgTTTGAGAAAACATTCATGGCTATATTTTTTGCAAACTATCATTGACTAGTAAGAACCGATAGGACCAAATTATGGGGTCTTCTTATACTTGGGGACCTTAAGCAATCACCTAAGTGGACAAATGGAAGAGCCGGCCTTGTGTTTTCCATAACAATGATAAGAAAACGTTAAAACCTTACTCCAGTCAACTTAAGAACCCAAGCCCttttaaccaaaacaaaaaaaagaataccAGCCCAGATTTTGGCTGGATATTAACATTTTGTCATTCATGGCTATCTGACTTTGGTTgtaaatcatcatcattatctaATGCTGTCTCACAATTTATAAACCATAAACATATTCACAGCAACATCTGCACCCAATtaatccaaacccaaacctTTCCTCCATTAATAGAGTGAGCACTACCATGCCACTTTGCATTGATGACAGCTAAGAGCAGTGATAATGAGTGTATGCCAAATCATTATATAAAACTCACCTGTAACTTGAGCTTAAGCTCACGAACCATCTGAAAGAGCTTCTTGTAACCACTCCAGTTATACTCCTGAGGAGCATGTGCCTCTACTATGCCCCACCAGCAATCAACCATAACACCATCAATATTTACTGATTTCAACACCCTTAGCTGCTTTAGTAGGCCATCTGGATCGACCATCTCACACTTCATATTAATGACACCCAACTGCCATCAACAACATGAGACACAATAGCATGACTTACATAAGCACTAAGAGATATGCATTAGCagttaaggtttttttttttgatatgtaataaaattgtataaatcataaaaaacgagtcacccaagtatacaggAAATATACTAGGGTAAACAATCAGTTACAAAAGTTACATAGATCTAGTAAATcaacaatagaaaataaagaaaggttCCTCAGGGCTGACAACCAATCCAATAACATTCTAACAAAGAATAACATGAGATCAGGCATAGAATTCTCGGTGTCTTCAAAACTCCTGATATTCCGTAGCCTCAATAACAtatatgtgtgcgtgtgtgtgcgcgcgcgtgtAACACGATAGAAATGTGAGGTTTTGAAGAACAGATAAACAAACATCCAATCTACAGTAATAGAGTAGGAGTAAAAATAAACAACTTACAGGTAGCATCACATAAACAGGAACATAAGAGGTTCCAGAAAAATCACGTTCAGGTAACTTTCGCGCTAGGTCAACAATCTACGAAAAGAACAGAAGAATGTTAAAAAACttgagcccaaaaaaaaaaaaaccccaacgAAGCCATCATATCTAAAAGAAATATGTATGTTACAGATTGAATAAATTATTAAGAGAATGAATCCAAATCACCTGAGATATAATTAAGAGCATGAACATTGTTACAGAATAATATAATTGACATCaaataaacatgaaaataaaagctgcaattataaaaaatattgcagGGTCATGATGAATGAAAATACATGAGAGCAGGTGCTATACATATGGTGCTAGGTGCACGATCTTGCTATGAAAGAGTTACCTGATTGTAACGCTTGACATTTGGACACTATGCAAATAGAATGAATAAtacaaaatgatcaaattattagtaatattgCAGCATCATGCTGGatgcaaaaaattttgtattggtTATGGATGAGCTCACCAGATAGATTCAATGCAAAGTCCTTGGTGCATGCTTATAGTTATAGTCGATGAAACTAGATGTGGAGACTGTTAGTGTCAAGTTAGAAATTTGGAAAGATGCTTTAGAATCTAACGATTTTCGGCTAAGTAGGACTAAAATAGAGTACATGGAATGTCAGTTTAGTAAAAGTAACAACAAAGATGAAAGGTTTATAAGACTTGATGGTCGAGATATCAAAGAGTGAGAGGTTTGATATCTTTGATCAATAATTCATAAGAATGGAGATATTGAAGACAATGTGAATCAAAGGATATGAGGAGGGTTGATAAGCGAAGAAGCACATCGGTATATTGTGCGATCATAACTTATTAAGTTATagggaaaaaatttataagacggctgtaaaaaaaaaaaaaaacatgttttatgGTATTAAGAAACAACATGTTCATAATATGAGTGTCATTGAAATGAGAATTTTTAGATAGATAAACGGAAATACAATTTAAGATATGATTCGAAATGAATAAATTCACTTAAAGATAGGGGTGATTCCTATTGATGAAAATATGAGGGATAGACATGTAAGATGGTTTGGTCATGTGTATAGGAGAGTGATTAAAGCATTTGTGAGAAAGTGTGAGTTGATTCAAGTTAAgggtaataaaaaatattacttataaaaaaaaaaagggtaataaaaaatattgaggaaGACCTAAAATAACATTAGAGAAGTGGTAAAGGACATATCGATTAAGGAGATGACATAGAGTTTGATTTAGGATATTGATAGaatggcaaagaaaaaaaataaagagaagaaaagtgGTCAACCCTGATTGGTTTGTTGAGGGTCTATAGTTGACCCAAAGTTTTGGATTAAGGTTTGGCTTTTGTTGTATAAATTAGGTTCAAGTTTTGAGacaacctttttatttatttatttattacttctttttttttggcattgcTAAAAAATGGCATACCAAGAGATTGATATTTTCAAACCATACCATCCAAGAAACTTAGACCTAGTACCTGCTTGTCATCAACTGTATTCATGGAGCCACCAATAAGAGGATGACTCTCGATTTGTTCTCCACCATCACCCACCATGGGTGGAGTTTGAGATCGAGTACTGGAAGATAGATCATAAGGTGATGAATTGGGCATATACACGCCTTTCATACTACTTGCATTGTACTCCCCTGAGCTCTGGTAGCCAGAGGTTACTCCTCTAAGGGAAGCAGCTGGAGTCTGTTGGGACACCATATGGGAAGATGATGGAGTCACCACAGCAGAAGCGCCACCCATAGGCCTTGGGCCCTGTCAAATAGAAGAGAAAACATTCACATTTTTTGGGCATTTCTGGAATTCATTAGAAGTGAGAATGTGGGAAAAAGGACTTTAATCAGACATGTGAGATACATATTAGATGATTCACACCAGCTACAATATGGAGGCAAATTGTTCACAAAGAATCTAagatcaacaaataaataaaccaaaaaaagcaCCTTTTAAAATAGTCAAATGTAACAGAATATATTTGATAAGTGTCAAATGTAACAGAATATATTTGATAAGTGTCAAATGTAACAGAATCTTGTAATTAAAGATCAAGTAATATAGAAGAACCTTATTTcctgtatacttgggtgaccttttttatgatttatacAATTTTATTGCTTATCCAAAAATACAGAAGAAccttattattaaaatatggtaaaatactattaaaatatgacaaaatacTTCAACTCCCTTGGACTTTATCAAAAAATACACAGACCCTCCTCGTTTTTCAAAAGTTACTTAGACCTCCCATATATGTACACTTTGCGTCCAATGTTTCATTGATATGTATAGAAATTGTTGATTGCATTCCCTATGATTCTAATGTAAAATGCCTAAAATTACCCTTCATTTTGTTATTGTAAAAATCCTATACCATCTACCACATGCTCATGATTTGTTTTCTATTCTTCCTTTCAAAATGAATCATTGGTGCAGACACCAAATTGGACCTAGACTGATTTGATCATAACTAATGCTGATGGATATGGAGATTTTTTAGGatttaattctattttgtttttgcatttaatGGAATTGATTACAAGTTAGTTCCTTTCCTTCTTAGGTTAGAAATTTATCATCTTTCTTTCAATGATGTAATTTGGCAGTCCTATTTGAAGGACCCAATATGAAGTATTGTAAGCTTATGAAATTTGGGGTGGGAGTTTTCTTCCATTGCTTGGTGCTGATTCCAAGTAAGCCCAAGTGTTTTTTCCTGGGTTTCTATCATGCTTAGTACTGATTCCAAGCAGCCCTAGGTGCTGATGCCTAGTTTCTAtctattttttgcttttattgctTGATGCTGATTTCCAGAAAACCCTAGTTGCCAATTCCTAAGTCCTATCTATTTGTTTTATTCTTCTTGTTTCCCACATAACTCCCTTTCTTAGAGTTTATTATCCCGCATCAATCATAACCCTGATTTTTTTAGACAAAGATGATAAGGGGAAGATTACtgatttacattttttattgaCAGAATAATCTAACATATTTCAAGATGGATCATAAACctcattttttgtcaaaaatgaGAAGGGAAACATTACCAATTTACACTTTTCATTGACAGAATCCTCTTAACATATGCTATggtgaaattttgaaaaaacaagGTAGGTCTGTGTGATTTTCCTAAGTCCTGGGAAGATTGGACTATTTTACCCAAATATCTAATACTAAAAATCACTTGTAAGTCTCTCATTAAAAGTATTAACTactcaattaaaaagaaagctTTTAAAAACCACATGCATAAGCTAATAGGAAAATAAGATAACAAATGAGCATGAATACAGTGCATTTGCCAagtagaaataaaaagaaaaagtacacATGAGGCACTGTCTGTCTCATTTACAGAAAAGTTTGTACGATCTTTGAAGCCAAAAAGAGAATTTTTCTCTAGACACAAGTACCTGAGATCTTGAAGGAAAGGTGGTTCCATCTGGAAGAACAACCCAGCCCGCTTCCCTTGCCAGAGCCGCAATTACATCATTGATATCAGCCCTAACTCTAAGATTATAGTTACCATGCCTCCGAAGCCCAGCCAAGATCCTTGCAGTAATCGCCCTTCTGTGCCGCTCTCTTAgctttgttctttctttctcttccagTGGTCTACACCTCCGAGAGGCTTGCTGGTCATGGTATTGAAACTGGTTATTACTGCCACTGGTTGCCATCCCTCCAACTTCTACCATCACTGGTGTGGCAACATGCTTCTCTCCATTTTcttcaccatcaccatcatccTCTTCTTTCACATCCATGTCCATGtcttcctcttcatcttcttcactcGTTCCAATCAATTTCTGCATATCAGTTGCCATAATCCCCTCTCCCTAATCCTCAACCCGTCACCTAGAAAATATATCTATATTTCTACTGCAAAACCTCCATTGCTGCTCAActtttctcattattaatgaATGACTGACATTGTTCACAGTGCAGCAACATCTGGACTTCCTTGTTCCTGGTGGATTCTTCagattaataataacttatgctacaaaagaaaaaaagaaagaaaaaggaaagtcTCTCAGTTTCATTGAAAAGTTGTTCCAAAAAATCTTTTACACAAAAGCTTTGTAGTTCTTATCACAGATTCAAATTTCGATTATTTATTTACTGATAGGTTTACACACTCACCTAGTGATTTTTAAACCTGTGACCTTACCCTCCGTCTCTTATATGAGGGAGCGGTTTCAGGCTTTCAGCTAGAGCTCTTTGGCAATCATATAATCAAATTTCATACCATTACATAATTAAGgaatcaagaaaagaaagaatttcaCTCATATAGAGTGACACTTCAAACAGTTGAGGTTTTTCGTTTTCTATTTCACAACAacattaacaataaataataaatatgacaCAAAGGTGTGTTGCATTCTTTTCCTTTCCCACCGGTTTTAAACAAACTATGTGAAGGGTATAACCCAGTTTTTGAAGACATAGAATACCCACCAAGctttcaaaaacccaaaaaaaaaaaaaaaaaaaccgtcaCAAATCTTTAGCTTGGTACCCAAAAAACCCATCttcattttacatttaaatTAACCATATTTTtgcagaaaaatattttcccacAAAAAATTTGGGCGGTTATTTCCTCCTGAAGTTCAGGCCCTGGACAAAACAGAACCGAGCAAAAACCTCCAAAACCTATTTTCCAACGTAATAATTACGCCAAATGCCACTttacacttcaaaaaaaaaagcccctaTCTATCAATTCAAATCTCTGGCTACCATTTTAAACTTCAAATTaactaaaaccaaaaatatctaTCTCAcattaaccaaaaacaaaaataccaacaaaCAAAATGGTCTGTCTCCATATAAAATTTTCCCTGAAAAATCGAACCTTTAAATAATTCTaaccaaaaaatcaaatacttgagtaaaaaataggaaaaaagaaaatgaaaaatgaaaacccCAACTGGAATTGACTGAACATCGACAAACTATCGCCAAAAGTTTGAGTTTTTCCTCTAAATTTCTTCAAAATGTTAGCagaaaaagacaaacaacaCTCCAAGGCATAGTTTTGTTGACTAATCCAACCAATTTCTCAGCAAAAGAACAGGGCTTAAGCTTTAATCCctaaaaaaagcccaaaattttgaaaaaaaggagagaacTTTTTtgtctaccaaaaaaaaaaaaaacaaaatctttttaCACTTAAAAAAGTTAACTTTCGCAGGAGAGAATTTTCCAGGGGAAAAATTTACCGACGAAACAAACACGTTAATCGAAAGTTCCAAAGGTACTCAATTTACCTTCTAATTCTGCGAGCTCGAGCACGGAGATTCAAATTCCAGCCTGAATTTTCACTCGGAAACCTTTATTTGACGGAAAACTATGCTTCAAGAACAACAAAAGCTTCTAAATCTCCATTTCATCCACGAATTCCATCAATCAGAGCTCAAACGAAGAAAATTATACCAGATCCGCGTTCTCCCctccaaaaaattaaactttacaGCGAATTCCAAGCCGATTAGGTCAGACTTTCCGGCCACCG from Castanea sativa cultivar Marrone di Chiusa Pesio chromosome 6, ASM4071231v1 includes:
- the LOC142641353 gene encoding beta-amylase 7, with amino-acid sequence MATDMQKLIGTSEEDEEEDMDMDVKEEDDGDGEENGEKHVATPVMVEVGGMATSGSNNQFQYHDQQASRRCRPLEEKERTKLRERHRRAITARILAGLRRHGNYNLRVRADINDVIAALAREAGWVVLPDGTTFPSRSQGPRPMGGASAVVTPSSSHMVSQQTPAASLRGVTSGYQSSGEYNASSMKGVYMPNSSPYDLSSSTRSQTPPMVGDGGEQIESHPLIGGSMNTVDDKQIVDLARKLPERDFSGTSYVPVYVMLPLGVINMKCEMVDPDGLLKQLRVLKSVNIDGVMVDCWWGIVEAHAPQEYNWSGYKKLFQMVRELKLKLQVVLSFHECGGNVGDDVCIPLPHWVAEIGRSNPDIFFTDKEGRRNPECLSWGIDKDRVLRGRTAVEVYFDYMRSFRTEFDEFFENGIISMIEVGLGPCGELRYPSFPVKHGWRYPGIGEFQCYDQYLLRSLRKAAEHRGHSSWARGPDNAGSYNSRPLETGFFCDGGDYDGYYGRFFLNWYSQIVVDHGDRVLSLAKLTFDGTRIAAKLPGIYWWYKTASHAAELTAGFYNSCNRDGYAAIAAMLKKHGAALNFTCAEIQMLGQHEDFVEALVDTEGLVWQVLNAAWDACIPVTSENTLSCHDRIGYNKILDTAKPMNDPDGRHFSSFTYLRLSPLLMERHNFMEFERFVKKMHGEEVLDLQV